The following coding sequences are from one Paenibacillus stellifer window:
- a CDS encoding RNA polymerase sigma factor has product MDNRELFEAYNKDVYKTCLYMVRDPADAEDLCHDTFITAFRSRTDNIGQHRAWLIRIAVNRCLNHLRRKKLFRFKIESNLPRFAPANDLSAEQRAEERASRSEWAEVMKELPVKVRAVIVLRFVHDMTLSEVADTLSIPVGTVKSRLHKGLRQVKGILEKQERAIAREEDTREGCRAVSGTQIK; this is encoded by the coding sequence GTGGATAACCGGGAATTGTTCGAGGCTTACAACAAGGACGTATACAAAACCTGCCTGTATATGGTTCGCGACCCGGCGGATGCCGAGGATTTATGTCACGATACTTTTATAACAGCTTTCCGCAGCAGGACCGATAACATCGGGCAGCACAGAGCCTGGCTCATCCGGATCGCCGTCAACCGATGCCTGAACCATCTCAGACGCAAGAAACTCTTCCGGTTCAAAATCGAGTCCAATCTGCCCCGGTTCGCCCCGGCTAACGATCTGTCGGCGGAGCAGCGGGCGGAAGAGCGGGCAAGCCGGTCGGAGTGGGCAGAGGTGATGAAGGAGCTTCCCGTCAAAGTCCGGGCGGTTATCGTCCTTCGATTTGTGCATGACATGACACTCTCGGAAGTTGCGGACACGCTATCGATTCCGGTCGGAACGGTCAAATCGAGGCTCCACAAGGGACTGAGGCAGGTAAAGGGCATATTGGAGAAGCAGGAGCGTGCGATTGCGAGAGAGGAGGATACCCGTGAAGGATGCAGAGCGGTTAGCGGCACTCAAATTAAGTGA
- a CDS encoding IS5 family transposase (programmed frameshift) has product MNRYEIRDDQWEAIKDLLPPERKPQGGRPPKDHRQMLNAMLWVARSGAPWRDLPEYFGSWSTVYSRFRRWQMAGIWDRILEHVSAEPDEESVMIDTTIVRVHQHGSGAKGGGLKQAIGRSRGGLTTKIHAVVDALGNPLRFVLTGGHCHDSVTGYEILKQMDLTKRQVLADRAYDTNRIRRLLDEQTATCVIPSKKNRRKPLEWDREIYKERHLIECFFNKLKHYRRLATRYDKLACTFMAFLSLASIMIWLA; this is encoded by the exons ATGAATCGATATGAAATCCGTGACGACCAATGGGAAGCCATTAAGGACCTGCTACCGCCGGAGAGAAAACCACAAGGAGGGAGACCCCCGAAAGACCATCGTCAAATGCTAAATGCCATGCTGTGGGTAGCACGGTCAGGTGCCCCCTGGCGGGATTTACCTGAATATTTCGGCTCTTGGTCTACCGTCTATAGTCGATTCCGCCGCTGGCAAATGGCCGGTATTTGGGACCGTATTCTGGAGCATGTTTCCGCAGAGCCCGACGAGGAAAGCGTCATGATCGATACCACGATTGTCCGTGTCCATCAGCATGGATCGGGCGCAAAAG GGGGGGGCCTTAAGCAAGCCATTGGGCGGTCCCGGGGCGGATTAACAACCAAAATCCACGCAGTCGTTGACGCGCTGGGCAACCCACTGCGCTTTGTGCTGACCGGAGGCCATTGTCATGACTCCGTAACCGGTTATGAGATATTGAAACAAATGGACTTAACGAAAAGGCAAGTGTTGGCTGACCGAGCGTACGATACCAACCGAATCCGCCGTCTATTGGATGAACAGACTGCGACCTGTGTGATTCCAAGTAAGAAAAATCGTCGGAAGCCCCTGGAATGGGACCGTGAGATTTACAAGGAGCGTCATCTGATCGAGTGCTTTTTCAATAAACTAAAACACTATCGTCGACTAGCTACTCGCTATGATAAGCTGGCGTGTACCTTTATGGCTTTTTTGTCCCTGGCCTCCATTATGATATGGCTTGCTTAG
- a CDS encoding transposase, whose protein sequence is MYILQESLFSFEELQKIESKERLPIFFSALDLRPYARELRNPSPRGADGHCRQGILRALLAAPLENIDTFTGLARRLKFDLRFRYQCGLRLDIPAPSISTLSRVFAELTGKGLAKQLFEDLVTQCQEAGIIDGTHVAIDSAAIHAYEKKEPKRKSELTGNANWGAKFDTFGNKVKWFGYKLHLAVDAKSELPMALKVTSAHVNDGDEGPALMTTVAAKSKVKFFMLDAGYDQIKNYEAARNVKAQAIIPLNPRNEKEPPAGITRKGTPCCSMGFPMTYWGQEKVHLKFRCPHATGQVDCPLGMAACSSSNYGMVVKINSQTDLRRYALPHRESRGWKELYNKRTSVERCNSRMKTYLTADQLHVWGIQKVTTHQYLNAIVLLASALAIAKQRVQNAA, encoded by the coding sequence ATGTATATTCTCCAAGAAAGTCTATTTTCCTTTGAAGAGCTTCAAAAAATCGAATCGAAAGAGCGATTGCCCATCTTTTTCAGCGCTTTGGACCTGCGACCTTACGCAAGAGAATTGAGAAATCCCTCACCCCGAGGAGCAGACGGACACTGTCGTCAAGGCATTCTTCGCGCGCTACTCGCAGCTCCTTTAGAGAATATCGATACGTTCACCGGCCTAGCGCGCAGACTAAAGTTTGACCTCCGTTTCCGTTACCAATGTGGGCTTCGACTGGATATCCCCGCTCCTTCGATTTCTACATTAAGTCGAGTCTTTGCCGAGTTGACTGGCAAAGGCCTTGCCAAGCAGTTGTTTGAGGATCTTGTGACTCAGTGCCAAGAAGCTGGAATCATCGACGGAACTCATGTCGCTATCGACAGCGCCGCTATTCACGCTTACGAGAAAAAGGAACCCAAGCGAAAAAGTGAACTCACCGGCAATGCCAACTGGGGTGCCAAGTTTGACACCTTTGGCAACAAAGTCAAGTGGTTTGGCTATAAGTTGCATCTGGCCGTCGATGCCAAAAGTGAACTTCCCATGGCGCTCAAGGTGACCTCTGCCCATGTGAACGACGGAGACGAAGGGCCTGCACTCATGACGACTGTCGCTGCGAAATCTAAAGTGAAATTCTTCATGCTGGATGCGGGCTACGACCAAATAAAAAACTACGAGGCCGCCCGGAACGTCAAGGCGCAAGCCATTATTCCGCTGAATCCACGGAATGAAAAGGAACCGCCAGCGGGGATTACCCGCAAAGGCACGCCCTGTTGTTCGATGGGATTTCCCATGACGTATTGGGGACAGGAAAAGGTGCATTTAAAATTCCGTTGTCCACATGCGACAGGTCAAGTGGATTGTCCTTTGGGCATGGCCGCTTGTTCGTCCTCCAATTATGGAATGGTGGTTAAAATCAACAGTCAAACGGATCTCCGGCGTTATGCGCTACCGCATCGGGAAAGCCGAGGCTGGAAGGAACTTTACAATAAACGAACCAGTGTAGAACGCTGCAATTCTCGAATGAAGACCTATTTAACTGCAGACCAGCTTCACGTCTGGGGGATTCAAAAAGTGACAACTCACCAATATTTAAATGCGATTGTGTTACTTGCCTCTGCGCTTGCCATTGCGAAGCAACGAGTACAGAACGCCGCTTAA
- a CDS encoding ATP-binding cassette domain-containing protein, producing MTLLIKNIKKQYKEKLIFENVSLTVKPSQIIALKGKSGTGKSTLLNILAGLEKPTSGDIILNESSFAQKSLNELSSIRAENIGYVSQFNPMIPKLTALQNITVPLWLNKKKKNEINTQNRIKHFAQLLQVEQLLDKKIEKLSGGELQRIGIIRALINEPKLIIADEPTASLDDEAASLVLECFNEIKGNGTIILLATHNINIASLCDCTYLLTKNGLVTS from the coding sequence ATGACTCTTTTGATAAAAAATATTAAGAAGCAATATAAAGAGAAATTAATATTCGAGAATGTTTCATTGACGGTAAAGCCTAGTCAAATTATTGCATTGAAAGGAAAGAGTGGTACAGGGAAGAGTACATTATTGAATATATTGGCTGGATTAGAAAAACCGACCTCAGGAGATATCATTTTAAATGAGAGTTCCTTTGCTCAGAAGAGTTTAAATGAACTTAGTTCAATACGTGCTGAAAATATCGGTTATGTTTCTCAATTTAATCCTATGATACCTAAGTTAACAGCTTTACAAAATATAACGGTACCATTGTGGCTTAATAAAAAGAAAAAAAATGAAATTAATACACAAAACCGCATTAAACATTTTGCGCAATTATTACAAGTTGAGCAACTTCTTGATAAAAAAATAGAAAAGCTATCTGGCGGCGAATTACAGCGCATTGGTATTATTCGTGCCTTAATAAATGAACCAAAATTAATTATAGCAGATGAACCAACAGCTTCGTTAGACGATGAAGCAGCGTCATTGGTTCTTGAATGTTTTAATGAAATAAAGGGCAATGGTACCATTATACTGCTCGCTACACATAATATAAATATTGCATCTTTATGTGATTGTACATATTTATTAACGAAAAATGGATTAGTTACCAGTTGA